One Desulfovibrio sp. UIB00 DNA window includes the following coding sequences:
- the trsS gene encoding radical SAM (seleno)protein TrsS — protein MTLRRTQSLCPVCLRRVEATYERSVKDALTVVLRKTCPDHGTFSVPVWREAKPGAVATPPFAAWSRPKSPSYPANPHTPIRDGCPFDCGLCPAHAQHTCTGLFEVTMRCDMSCPVCYASAGSISNQYSGEAADVPFSVIAAQMDTLKGASGPCNVQISGGEPTMRHDLPQIITLARQRGFGLVQINTNGLRLSREQGYARVLREAGLDSVYLQWDGVCESSFTSLRGRECLDFKRRAVRNCAEAGLGVVLVATLVRGVNDGELGDLLRMALELGPAVRGLHMQPAAFFGRYPWRLEEAPRLTLPEVMAALAHQAPEMVSPSHLHPPGCENELCSFSAVYRRVQKNGVPSLEWLADAGQSCCSPAPKAAGAEVPPSAEDGARKAKQFVALHWKGGTDGGESACACGGASGSDAGSAGSKASADGFSRFLAQAGAEQRFTLSAMAFQDALSLDLDRVRGCCIHVVRPDGRMIPFCLHNLTASDGTRLYGDA, from the coding sequence ATGACCTTACGCCGCACCCAGAGCCTTTGCCCCGTGTGTCTGCGCCGGGTAGAGGCCACCTATGAACGTTCGGTCAAGGATGCCCTTACGGTTGTGCTGCGCAAAACCTGCCCGGATCACGGCACGTTTAGTGTCCCCGTATGGCGAGAGGCCAAGCCCGGTGCGGTTGCCACGCCGCCCTTTGCAGCATGGTCGCGGCCCAAAAGCCCCTCCTACCCGGCCAACCCGCATACGCCCATCCGCGATGGCTGCCCCTTTGACTGCGGCCTTTGCCCTGCCCACGCCCAACATACCTGCACGGGCCTGTTTGAGGTCACCATGCGCTGCGACATGTCCTGCCCCGTGTGCTATGCTTCTGCTGGTTCCATCTCGAACCAATATTCCGGCGAGGCGGCAGACGTTCCGTTCAGTGTGATTGCGGCGCAGATGGACACCCTCAAGGGAGCGTCCGGCCCCTGCAACGTGCAGATATCCGGAGGAGAGCCGACCATGCGCCATGACCTGCCGCAGATCATCACACTTGCGCGGCAACGCGGCTTTGGGCTGGTGCAGATCAATACTAACGGACTGCGTTTGTCGCGCGAGCAGGGCTATGCCCGCGTGCTGCGCGAGGCGGGGCTTGATTCTGTCTATCTGCAATGGGACGGCGTGTGCGAAAGCAGTTTTACAAGCCTTCGGGGCAGGGAATGCCTTGATTTCAAGCGCCGCGCCGTGCGCAACTGTGCAGAGGCTGGGCTTGGCGTGGTGCTGGTGGCAACTCTCGTGCGAGGCGTCAACGATGGCGAACTCGGCGATCTGCTGCGCATGGCGTTGGAGCTTGGCCCGGCGGTGCGGGGGCTGCACATGCAGCCAGCCGCATTTTTTGGCCGCTACCCCTGGCGGCTGGAGGAAGCCCCGCGCCTGACCCTGCCCGAAGTCATGGCAGCACTGGCCCATCAGGCACCGGAAATGGTCAGCCCTAGCCACCTGCACCCGCCTGGATGTGAAAACGAGCTGTGTTCCTTCAGTGCCGTGTACCGTCGGGTGCAAAAAAACGGTGTACCTTCGCTGGAATGGCTGGCCGATGCGGGGCAGTCGTGCTGCTCGCCAGCACCGAAGGCCGCTGGCGCGGAAGTGCCGCCATCAGCGGAGGACGGCGCGCGCAAGGCCAAGCAGTTTGTGGCCCTGCACTGGAAGGGCGGCACCGACGGCGGGGAATCTGCCTGCGCCTGTGGGGGCGCATCTGGCTCTGACGCTGGCAGCGCAGGCAGCAAGGCCAGTGCGGACGGCTTCAGCCGATTTCTGGCTCAGGCTGGGGCAGAGCAGCGTTTCACACTTTCGGCCATGGCCTTTCAGGATGCCCTGAGCCTCGACCTTGACCGTGTACGCGGCTGCTGCATCCATGTGGTGCGGCCTGACGGGCGCATGATTCCGTTCTGCTTGCATAACCTCACTGCCAGTGATGGCACGCGCCTGTATGGTGACGCATAG